A single Parabacteroides timonensis DNA region contains:
- a CDS encoding RagB/SusD family nutrient uptake outer membrane protein translates to MKKKTIKYYVCILSFLMTMMSCNDADFLAEKPDTFYTIENAFTTSEQVDQVLVACYSHIRVMYCMLEEGKTAFAFRGGNGTDMFDVATIRRSNRFNDYSILNATDEVFYTNYSHWYQLISKANLALYAAELPQIVWGSEADKAYAIAQARFFRAFCYRNLGELFGGVPIVTEITTTPRYDFARSSRMETYQFAIDEMEAILNDLPETQAIGGRLVRGAALHNLCQLYIDKGVTLEEEGNLADAKNAYGRAITYGNDVIDGSIYNLMTERFGSRMNENPEFYYTSDATEQDPAHSYSSAGVNIEGNVYWDLFQEGNQNYQDGNKEAIWVAQVDYTAYKTEDGNSKLQYSRVFGPVYRDPMSAHLGGMLEDVGGRGIVQVTPTMYTRDIIYQGKWGDDMRNSDAVFRRTLVGNTPSSPYYGKPVPWSVIYRDGESSDAIDAAKTQCFPISCKIATDKYTGLNDGENRSNLFRDEYLIRLPETILLRAEAKMRAGDNAGAANDLNLLRKRAKCAYLVQASDVNVDLILDERARELVYEECRWNTLLRMGGTVATDRIKKYAYWDDPRTTLTKQFNLWPIPQVVIDTNKDIVMEQNPGWN, encoded by the coding sequence ATGAAGAAGAAAACAATTAAATATTATGTTTGCATTCTATCTTTTTTGATGACAATGATGAGTTGTAATGATGCTGATTTTTTAGCGGAAAAACCAGATACGTTTTACACTATTGAGAATGCATTTACGACATCCGAACAGGTTGACCAGGTTCTAGTAGCCTGTTATTCGCATATCCGTGTTATGTATTGTATGTTGGAAGAAGGAAAAACTGCATTTGCCTTCAGGGGAGGAAATGGTACTGACATGTTTGATGTGGCAACTATTCGTCGTAGTAATCGTTTTAATGATTATAGTATATTGAATGCTACTGACGAGGTTTTTTATACTAATTATTCACATTGGTATCAATTGATCTCTAAAGCAAATTTGGCTTTATATGCGGCTGAATTACCACAAATCGTATGGGGATCGGAAGCTGATAAAGCATACGCTATCGCTCAAGCTCGTTTTTTTCGGGCTTTTTGTTATCGAAATTTGGGAGAGTTATTTGGAGGTGTCCCTATTGTTACTGAAATAACTACTACACCTCGTTATGATTTTGCTCGTTCGAGCCGTATGGAAACCTATCAGTTTGCTATAGATGAAATGGAAGCTATCCTGAATGATTTGCCTGAAACACAAGCAATCGGTGGACGTTTGGTAAGAGGAGCTGCTTTGCATAATCTCTGTCAACTTTATATTGACAAAGGTGTGACTTTGGAAGAAGAAGGAAACTTGGCGGATGCAAAAAACGCTTATGGAAGAGCTATTACATATGGAAATGATGTGATCGACGGTTCAATATACAATTTGATGACAGAACGTTTTGGTAGTAGAATGAATGAAAATCCAGAATTCTATTATACATCAGATGCAACAGAACAAGATCCGGCACATTCTTATTCTTCGGCAGGAGTAAATATAGAGGGAAATGTTTACTGGGATCTTTTTCAGGAGGGAAATCAGAATTATCAAGATGGAAATAAGGAAGCAATTTGGGTTGCTCAGGTTGATTATACTGCATATAAAACAGAGGACGGTAATTCAAAACTTCAGTATTCCCGTGTTTTTGGACCAGTTTATCGTGATCCTATGTCTGCTCATCTAGGAGGAATGTTGGAGGATGTTGGTGGACGTGGTATCGTACAAGTTACACCTACGATGTATACCCGTGATATTATTTATCAGGGTAAATGGGGGGATGATATGAGAAATTCGGATGCTGTTTTCAGAAGAACTCTTGTTGGTAATACTCCTTCATCTCCCTATTATGGAAAACCGGTGCCTTGGAGTGTTATTTATCGCGACGGAGAAAGTTCTGATGCAATAGATGCTGCAAAAACACAATGTTTTCCTATTTCCTGTAAAATAGCAACAGATAAGTATACTGGTTTGAATGATGGAGAAAATCGTAGTAATTTATTTCGTGATGAATATTTGATTCGTTTACCGGAAACGATCCTTCTTCGTGCGGAAGCGAAAATGCGTGCAGGTGACAATGCTGGGGCTGCTAATGATCTCAATCTTTTGCGCAAGCGTGCAAAATGTGCTTATTTGGTACAGGCTTCAGACGTCAATGTCGATTTGATTTTGGATGAACGTGCCCGTGAACTGGTATATGAGGAGTGTCGTTGGAATACATTACTTCGTATGGGAGGTACAGTAGCTACGGATCGGATCAAAAAATATGCATATTGGGACGATCCACGTACGACATTGACAAAACAATTTAATCTCTGGCCTATTCCTCAGGTTGTAATAGATACAAATAAGGATATTGTTATGGAGCAAAATCCAGGCTGGAATTGA
- a CDS encoding TonB-dependent receptor, with the protein MVKNYYIQRDSNICVFRIIPKIRRITKLTCLLFLLSANLVLASHVYAQSALLSVKATEKTVMEVLDEIEKQSEFKFFYNSKLVNVHRKVSLEANGEDVFVILDRLFKSSDVRYKVIDKDVILTAVTSGELSQDLKRITGRVVDHLGEPVIGANVVEKGTTNGTITDIDGNFSLDVNSNATLIFSYIGYERKEVLADGKHNLSVQLEEDSESLDEVIVIGYGTTKRQDFTGSVSSVRLEDSPVALASNLNALESLKGNVAGLDIGATNSAGGEPSMEMRGQKSISGSNDPLIVVDGVIFMGSINDINPNDIASYDILKDATSAAAYGSRSANGVIIITTKKGRTGKPVITLNATGSMQTWQNRPELMKGEQWLESVMARNNSSDLSWLTPQEALNRDAGREINWLDESTRTGWVQDYQLAVSGAGEKLNYYLSTSYADNKGVIIGDNYKRISVLGKINADITSWFQIGVDAAYTFSDYSGVGANLNMATMVTPYGMMYHDEENGLLEKYPQTQSIVNPLWGVTDGSRDNIDKRNNYRINAYAVVKLPWVEGLSYRINYAGNMSKNKEGDFYYESNYVREGAYDDESRYTPAAYQNLLAKANGTIKHKMTDSWVIDNILNYKNTFGKHTIDLTAVATRDRKDYEENTLKGSDFAANGNTTLGINGLHKATTQKVELDKNRRSNIGYLGRASYSFNDRYFLTASFRRDGASVFGANQKWGNFAAAGVAWNITRESFMENIHFLDNLKVKLSWGKNGNQGLDPYGTLSTVKNGSSGGIRYEFANSSNIIYGLQADALGNANLGWESTESWNTGLESAWLGNRLFFDLDLYFSKTTDQIFTRDIPVMTGFKNIKSSMGQVNNRGVEMTVRSVNIDNRDWRWTTGITFWLNRNKLVHLYGEDLDGDGKEDDDISNSRFIGKPLGAIYGYVQNGIVQEDNLEYIKANGVTAGIPMYKDLDNDGVITSMDRDILGYTTPNFKLNMSNTVTYKNWDLYIMLTGTFGGGGYYLKSNTAAYMTNGSGLFNSNSIYIPWWTPENRSNVYPSATFSGDGGRFQGLQNRGFVRIQDVTLSYTFREAWVKRLNIQNFKLFLTAKNLATFTNWEGGDPEVGTVVRDDKYPVLTSYSLGVNLSF; encoded by the coding sequence ATGGTAAAGAATTATTATATCCAACGGGATAGTAATATTTGTGTCTTTAGAATCATTCCTAAAATAAGAAGAATTACGAAGTTAACTTGTTTATTGTTCTTGTTGTCTGCAAATTTAGTTTTAGCTTCTCATGTGTATGCACAATCTGCCCTTCTCTCTGTTAAAGCAACTGAGAAGACAGTAATGGAAGTGTTGGATGAAATAGAAAAACAATCAGAATTCAAGTTTTTCTACAATAGTAAATTGGTGAATGTTCATCGTAAAGTATCTTTAGAAGCGAACGGAGAGGATGTTTTTGTTATTTTGGACCGTTTGTTCAAAAGTTCGGATGTCCGTTATAAAGTTATTGATAAAGATGTTATATTAACGGCGGTTACATCCGGAGAACTTTCTCAGGATTTAAAAAGGATAACAGGTAGGGTTGTAGATCACTTAGGCGAACCGGTTATCGGGGCTAATGTTGTAGAGAAAGGAACAACGAATGGGACAATTACTGATATTGATGGAAACTTTTCTTTGGATGTAAATTCTAATGCGACTTTGATATTTTCTTATATCGGATATGAAAGAAAAGAAGTTTTGGCTGATGGCAAGCATAATCTGTCGGTACAACTAGAAGAAGATTCCGAATCTCTGGATGAAGTGATTGTCATTGGTTATGGCACTACTAAAAGACAGGATTTCACAGGATCTGTATCTTCCGTTAGATTGGAAGACTCTCCAGTTGCTTTAGCCAGTAATCTGAATGCACTTGAATCTCTTAAAGGAAATGTGGCTGGACTTGATATTGGTGCAACTAACTCTGCTGGTGGGGAACCTTCTATGGAAATGCGTGGTCAGAAATCTATCTCAGGATCCAATGATCCGTTGATCGTTGTGGATGGTGTAATCTTTATGGGAAGTATCAATGATATCAATCCGAATGATATTGCTTCTTATGATATTCTGAAAGATGCGACTTCGGCTGCAGCTTACGGTTCTCGTTCTGCGAATGGTGTAATTATTATTACGACAAAAAAAGGGCGTACCGGGAAACCGGTCATTACACTTAATGCTACCGGTAGTATGCAGACTTGGCAGAATCGTCCAGAATTGATGAAAGGTGAACAATGGCTGGAATCGGTTATGGCTAGAAATAATAGTTCTGACTTGAGTTGGCTTACTCCGCAGGAAGCATTGAATAGAGATGCTGGAAGAGAAATTAACTGGCTTGATGAATCAACCCGTACAGGATGGGTACAGGATTATCAATTGGCTGTCTCTGGAGCTGGTGAAAAACTGAATTATTATTTGTCTACATCTTATGCCGATAATAAAGGTGTAATCATTGGGGATAATTATAAACGTATATCAGTACTTGGAAAGATTAATGCTGATATAACCAGCTGGTTTCAGATAGGAGTGGATGCTGCTTATACTTTTTCGGACTATTCAGGTGTGGGAGCCAATTTGAATATGGCAACTATGGTAACTCCTTACGGAATGATGTATCATGACGAAGAAAATGGGTTATTGGAAAAATATCCGCAAACACAGTCTATAGTTAATCCGTTATGGGGAGTAACTGATGGTTCACGTGATAACATAGACAAACGCAATAATTATCGTATTAATGCTTATGCTGTAGTTAAATTACCTTGGGTAGAGGGACTTAGTTATCGTATAAATTATGCAGGTAATATGAGTAAGAATAAGGAGGGAGATTTCTATTATGAATCCAATTATGTGAGAGAAGGGGCGTATGATGATGAAAGCAGGTATACTCCGGCTGCCTATCAGAATTTACTGGCAAAAGCCAATGGTACGATCAAGCATAAAATGACGGATAGTTGGGTGATTGATAATATCTTGAATTATAAAAATACTTTTGGTAAGCATACGATTGATTTAACAGCTGTAGCTACACGCGACCGTAAAGATTATGAAGAGAATACCCTAAAAGGAAGTGATTTTGCAGCGAATGGAAATACTACTTTAGGTATCAACGGATTGCACAAAGCAACAACGCAGAAAGTAGAACTCGATAAGAATAGACGTTCTAATATAGGTTATCTTGGACGTGCTTCTTATTCGTTTAATGATCGTTATTTTTTAACAGCTTCTTTCCGTCGTGATGGTGCTTCTGTTTTCGGGGCAAATCAAAAATGGGGAAACTTTGCAGCTGCAGGTGTTGCATGGAATATCACCCGCGAAAGCTTTATGGAAAATATTCATTTTTTAGATAATCTGAAAGTTAAATTGTCTTGGGGTAAAAACGGTAACCAAGGACTTGATCCTTATGGAACACTTTCCACTGTTAAAAATGGGTCATCGGGAGGAATCCGCTACGAGTTTGCAAATAGTAGTAATATTATCTACGGTTTACAGGCCGATGCTTTAGGTAATGCAAATCTGGGATGGGAATCTACTGAATCATGGAATACAGGTTTAGAATCGGCTTGGCTGGGTAATCGTTTGTTTTTTGATCTGGATCTTTATTTTTCTAAAACAACCGACCAGATATTCACTCGTGATATCCCGGTTATGACAGGGTTCAAGAATATAAAATCTTCTATGGGGCAAGTGAATAATAGAGGTGTTGAGATGACTGTTCGCTCTGTTAATATAGACAATCGGGATTGGAGATGGACAACTGGTATAACTTTCTGGCTAAATCGTAATAAACTTGTACATCTTTATGGCGAAGACCTTGATGGCGATGGCAAAGAAGATGACGATATTTCCAACAGCCGGTTTATCGGTAAACCACTAGGGGCTATTTATGGTTATGTGCAGAATGGTATTGTGCAAGAAGATAATTTGGAATATATCAAAGCAAATGGTGTTACGGCCGGGATTCCAATGTATAAAGATTTAGATAACGATGGGGTTATCACATCTATGGATCGCGATATTTTGGGATATACTACTCCGAATTTTAAATTGAATATGAGTAATACTGTTACTTATAAAAATTGGGATCTTTATATTATGCTTACTGGCACATTCGGTGGCGGAGGTTATTATTTGAAATCAAATACTGCTGCTTATATGACAAATGGTTCTGGTCTGTTTAATTCCAATAGTATTTATATTCCCTGGTGGACACCGGAAAATAGAAGTAATGTATATCCTTCTGCTACATTTTCTGGGGATGGTGGTCGTTTTCAGGGTTTACAGAATCGCGGGTTTGTACGTATACAAGATGTTACATTATCTTATACATTCCGTGAAGCATGGGTGAAAAGGTTGAATATTCAGAATTTTAAGTTATTCTTAACAGCAAAAAATCTTGCTACTTTTACTAATTGGGAAGGTGGGGATCCAGAAGTAGGTACTGTTGTTCGGGATGATAAATACCCTGTCCTTACTTCTTACAGCCTCGGTGTAAATCTAAGTTTCTAA
- a CDS encoding FecR family protein, translated as MEEKNVHIEGFEPDESLLLRYIWEKVSAEERVWVDNWLQDDEGHEKVLLQLANIYYAIHTQRRIEARDPLDAYVKVQKRISLPRRKVWLYPVYQAVACFLGILILSTAIVFWREKDVNINTQMVTVQANAGMRTSFNLPDGTIAYLNSGSVLSYPLSYNKKERRVELTGEAYFKVVHNSEQPFVVSVANDKMRVKVLGTEFNLQSYKEETVVRTTLVSGSVNIEMVKKGNIVSRTKLKPSEKAVYDITSGIMSVSTVNTEFDTAWKDGRLIFKDMPLPEVLNKLAYFYNVKFEVKDAAINSYSFTGTFDNKQLSQVLDYLKISSRIKYTINHIKSDDSLRVQYSTVVLQME; from the coding sequence ATGGAAGAAAAAAATGTACATATTGAAGGATTTGAACCTGACGAGTCGCTCCTATTAAGATATATCTGGGAGAAAGTTTCGGCCGAGGAAAGAGTGTGGGTGGATAACTGGCTACAAGATGATGAAGGACACGAAAAGGTGTTGTTGCAATTAGCCAATATATATTATGCGATTCATACACAGCGACGTATAGAAGCACGTGATCCTTTGGATGCTTATGTTAAAGTCCAAAAGCGTATATCACTTCCACGACGAAAAGTTTGGTTATATCCTGTTTACCAGGCAGTAGCTTGTTTTTTGGGTATATTGATACTGTCTACAGCTATTGTTTTTTGGAGAGAGAAGGATGTAAATATAAATACACAAATGGTAACGGTGCAAGCAAATGCAGGAATGCGTACGTCTTTTAATCTTCCTGACGGAACTATTGCCTATTTGAATTCAGGAAGTGTCCTCTCATATCCCTTATCTTATAATAAAAAAGAAAGAAGAGTAGAACTCACAGGGGAGGCTTATTTTAAGGTAGTGCATAATTCGGAACAACCATTTGTCGTAAGTGTTGCTAATGACAAGATGAGAGTGAAAGTTCTAGGAACGGAGTTTAATTTACAATCATATAAAGAAGAAACTGTTGTACGGACAACATTGGTCTCTGGTTCTGTAAATATAGAAATGGTAAAAAAAGGGAATATTGTTTCTAGGACGAAACTTAAGCCTTCTGAAAAAGCTGTTTATGATATAACTTCAGGTATTATGTCTGTATCTACGGTAAATACAGAGTTTGACACTGCGTGGAAAGATGGACGTTTGATATTTAAGGATATGCCGTTACCTGAAGTTTTAAATAAACTGGCTTATTTTTATAATGTTAAGTTTGAAGTGAAAGATGCAGCTATAAATAGTTATAGCTTTACTGGTACATTTGATAACAAGCAGTTATCGCAGGTTCTGGACTATTTGAAAATATCATCACGAATAAAATACACGATTAATCATATAAAATCAGATGATAGTTTAAGAGTTCAATATTCTACTGTCGTGTTACAGATGGAATAG
- a CDS encoding RNA polymerase sigma-70 factor, which translates to MTNDVSIINQLQKGDKLAYKQLFIKYYSPLCEYASQYISDEDSEELVQDLMLFIWETKENLVIETSLKSYLFISTKHRCLNAIKKNLYHERVHNVIYDKLKDQFEDPDYYFVNELTENINKAISELPDTYRETFTLSRFGEQTNVQIAEKLNVSVKTVEYRISQALKILRVKLKDYLPLLSFLSL; encoded by the coding sequence ATGACAAATGATGTATCCATAATCAACCAATTACAAAAAGGAGATAAACTCGCTTATAAACAACTGTTTATTAAGTATTACTCGCCTTTATGCGAATATGCATCCCAATATATATCTGACGAAGATTCCGAGGAACTCGTGCAAGATTTGATGTTATTCATCTGGGAGACAAAGGAAAATCTCGTCATTGAAACATCGCTGAAGTCTTATCTTTTCATATCGACCAAACATCGCTGCCTGAATGCCATCAAAAAGAACTTATACCATGAGCGGGTACATAACGTAATTTATGATAAGCTCAAGGATCAGTTTGAAGATCCTGATTACTATTTTGTAAACGAACTGACTGAAAATATAAACAAAGCCATTAGCGAACTTCCCGACACCTATCGTGAAACCTTTACCTTAAGCCGCTTCGGAGAACAAACCAATGTCCAGATAGCCGAAAAACTCAACGTTTCCGTCAAAACCGTCGAATACAGAATAAGCCAGGCCCTAAAAATACTACGGGTCAAACTGAAGGACTATCTCCCCCTTTTGTCATTCTTATCCCTGTGA
- a CDS encoding TonB-dependent receptor: MKSGRYFLWLFLILFSLPAFAQRGGVDVTGTVVEEGNNEPIEQATVRLLNVKDSTMVGGVASSRNGNFTLKGIKAGSYLLHVSFVGFDPLYQPLRITGKNNPVNVGKLALSDGSIMLGEAIVIGKAPEVVVRNDTVEYNADSYKTTEGSVLEDLLKKMPGVEVDSEGKITVNGKEIKKVLIDGKEFFSDDPKVASKNLPTKMIEKVQVLDRLSDMARMTGFDDGDEETVINLTVKPGMKQGWFGNAFAGYGSKDRYEGNAMINRFINNDQVTFMGGLNNTNNMGFSDIASTMFSGMGGRRGGRGGGGAGNGITSSGNAGLNFSKEFNKKMTLGGNVRFSHSDNEAESRTNRTNFLPNDSSTIKNELNNNNTKSDNIGADFRMEWKPDTATQIIFQPSFTYSNSHNREFGSFNTLTNRGDSVNLGKSDYLSDGEGYNVNARLEFSRKLNNEGRVLSGSLSGGVSDSYNKGLNFSNTEYFLGDTPDELIDQQFRYDNKGFNYRAYLSWVEPIGHNNFIQATYSISQNKQESLKNSYVKGEDSEDYNVLDTAYSKSYRNNFINQEASLAFKAIREKYDYTVGMNFAPSHSVSENFVGDSVLSKLTRNVFNVSPMIRFNYRFDKRTNLRINYRGRTSQPSMTQLQPVDDISDPLNTITGNPDLKPTYSNNLFARFQKFVPEKQTAFMVMLNANYIVNDIVTKSIYLGESGKKMTTYENINGNYNGNVRVLFNTPLKNKKFSVNSMTMASYANTNGFINEEKNTNKNFTAMERAGFDFRSDYLDLGINGNIRYTGAQNSLQGQNDQNTFNYGVGGTTAIYLPLDFKIESDITWSANSGYATGYKQKEVLWNASASKSFLKGNQATLRFKIYDILQQRSNISQTINTEYTQYSEYNTLSSYFMVHFIYRFSIFKGGASMNDVRGPGGRGHGGPGGPPRF; this comes from the coding sequence ATGAAATCGGGAAGATACTTTTTATGGTTATTTCTTATTCTCTTTTCTTTGCCGGCATTTGCACAGCGGGGTGGAGTTGATGTCACTGGAACAGTGGTGGAAGAAGGGAACAACGAGCCTATCGAACAGGCTACGGTCCGCTTATTAAATGTAAAAGACAGTACAATGGTCGGAGGCGTGGCCAGTTCGCGTAACGGGAATTTCACGCTGAAGGGGATTAAGGCCGGTAGTTATCTGTTGCACGTTTCTTTTGTTGGTTTCGATCCTTTATACCAACCTTTACGGATTACAGGAAAAAACAACCCTGTCAATGTCGGTAAACTGGCACTCAGCGACGGTTCCATCATGCTGGGGGAAGCCATTGTTATAGGTAAGGCACCGGAAGTGGTTGTCCGCAACGACACCGTCGAATATAATGCCGACTCTTATAAGACGACAGAAGGCTCCGTTCTGGAAGACCTGTTGAAAAAGATGCCTGGTGTGGAAGTCGACAGCGAAGGTAAAATCACAGTTAATGGAAAAGAGATCAAAAAGGTTTTGATCGACGGAAAAGAATTCTTCTCCGACGATCCGAAGGTTGCTTCCAAGAATCTGCCGACCAAGATGATCGAAAAGGTACAGGTGCTCGACCGTTTGAGCGATATGGCACGGATGACCGGATTTGATGACGGGGACGAAGAGACAGTTATCAACCTGACCGTCAAGCCAGGAATGAAACAAGGCTGGTTCGGAAATGCTTTTGCCGGCTATGGCAGCAAAGACAGGTATGAAGGAAACGCGATGATCAACCGGTTTATCAACAACGACCAGGTCACCTTCATGGGAGGTTTGAATAATACGAACAACATGGGATTTTCGGACATCGCTTCTACAATGTTCTCCGGAATGGGTGGACGACGCGGAGGACGGGGAGGCGGTGGAGCCGGGAACGGTATCACCTCTTCCGGTAATGCAGGGCTGAACTTCAGTAAAGAGTTCAACAAAAAAATGACGCTAGGGGGTAACGTACGTTTCTCCCATTCGGATAATGAAGCAGAAAGCAGAACCAACCGGACGAATTTTTTACCCAACGACAGTTCTACAATCAAGAACGAACTGAACAATAACAATACAAAAAGCGATAACATCGGCGCTGATTTCCGTATGGAATGGAAACCGGATACGGCTACCCAAATCATTTTCCAACCTAGTTTTACTTACAGCAACAGCCATAACCGCGAGTTTGGTTCATTCAACACATTGACCAATCGGGGAGATTCGGTCAACCTGGGAAAATCCGATTACCTTTCCGACGGAGAAGGTTACAATGTGAATGCCCGTTTGGAATTCAGCCGGAAGCTAAATAACGAAGGTCGTGTACTTAGCGGATCTTTATCCGGAGGAGTAAGTGATTCATATAATAAAGGATTGAATTTCTCGAATACGGAATATTTTCTGGGAGATACTCCGGACGAATTAATCGACCAACAGTTCAGATACGATAACAAAGGCTTCAATTACCGGGCTTATTTGTCGTGGGTTGAACCGATCGGACATAATAATTTCATCCAAGCGACTTACAGTATCAGCCAGAACAAACAGGAGTCACTAAAAAATTCGTATGTAAAAGGAGAAGATAGTGAAGATTATAATGTACTGGACACGGCATACAGTAAAAGTTACCGCAACAACTTCATCAACCAGGAAGCCAGTCTGGCTTTCAAGGCAATACGCGAAAAATACGATTATACTGTCGGTATGAACTTTGCTCCTTCCCACAGCGTAAGTGAAAACTTTGTCGGCGACTCGGTTCTCTCCAAGCTGACACGTAATGTGTTCAACGTATCACCAATGATCCGTTTCAATTACCGGTTTGACAAACGTACAAATTTAAGGATCAACTATCGGGGACGCACCAGCCAGCCGAGCATGACACAGTTGCAACCGGTAGACGATATTTCCGACCCGTTGAACACTATCACCGGTAATCCGGACCTGAAACCGACCTATTCGAATAACCTGTTCGCACGTTTTCAGAAATTCGTTCCTGAGAAACAGACCGCTTTCATGGTTATGTTGAATGCCAATTACATAGTAAATGACATCGTTACCAAATCTATTTACCTGGGAGAATCCGGGAAAAAGATGACTACTTATGAAAATATAAACGGCAACTACAACGGAAACGTTCGCGTTCTGTTCAACACGCCGCTGAAGAACAAGAAGTTCTCTGTCAACTCCATGACTATGGCCTCGTATGCCAACACCAATGGTTTCATCAATGAAGAAAAAAACACGAATAAGAATTTCACGGCAATGGAACGTGCCGGCTTCGATTTCCGGTCGGATTATTTAGACTTGGGAATAAACGGGAATATCCGTTACACCGGTGCTCAAAACTCATTGCAGGGACAAAACGATCAGAATACGTTCAACTACGGTGTTGGAGGGACAACGGCGATTTATCTTCCACTCGATTTCAAGATCGAAAGCGATATCACCTGGTCGGCCAACTCCGGCTATGCAACAGGATATAAACAAAAAGAAGTTTTATGGAATGCCTCCGCTTCCAAATCGTTCCTGAAAGGCAATCAGGCTACATTACGTTTCAAGATCTATGATATCCTGCAACAACGCAGTAACATCTCCCAGACTATAAATACCGAATATACGCAATATTCCGAGTATAATACGTTGAGCAGTTATTTCATGGTTCACTTCATCTACCGGTTCAGCATCTTCAAGGGAGGTGCCAGTATGAACGATGTTCGCGGACCGGGCGGCAGAGGTCACGGTGGTCCCGGTGGACCTCCACGATTCTGA
- a CDS encoding Gfo/Idh/MocA family protein — MKRRNFIRSGALAIAGFTILPRHILGGTNFVAPSDQINLGIIGCGAQGRWTLGPEFARRANLIAAADCESRQLKAMQEIVEKETTKAKGQAYKGFKLYADYHELLNRSDIDGVIIATPDHWHAVQTIEACRAGKDVYVEKPMSHSIEEGRAMADAVEKYNRVLQVGNMQRSWRNFRHACELVRNGYIGEIKEVKVSIGPPPVKYDLPAQPVPKTLDWEMWIGPAPMNVYNDELAPPMERNIYPNWRNYREYGGGMICDWGAHMFDIAQWALGMDDSGPIEFTPPEEGELKPLSMRYANGTVMTHEPFRKADGNAVRFIGSDGVIDISRSFLDTIPAKLQDEVIGDDKIKLYKSDDHYNDFLTAMKTRKQPLSTVEVGHRTASLCHIVNLCYEFDRKLVWNPEKEEFFFDDEANKRRGNPIREPYSLKV, encoded by the coding sequence ATGAAAAGAAGAAACTTCATCCGAAGCGGAGCTCTGGCGATTGCGGGCTTCACAATTTTACCTCGTCACATTTTAGGTGGAACTAATTTTGTAGCTCCCAGCGACCAGATTAATCTGGGAATTATCGGCTGTGGAGCACAGGGGCGGTGGACACTTGGGCCGGAGTTTGCCCGGCGCGCCAATCTGATTGCTGCTGCCGATTGCGAGTCCCGCCAGTTGAAAGCCATGCAGGAAATTGTCGAAAAAGAAACAACGAAGGCTAAAGGACAGGCTTATAAAGGATTCAAACTTTATGCAGACTATCATGAACTATTGAACCGAAGCGATATCGATGGTGTAATCATAGCAACCCCCGATCATTGGCATGCTGTACAAACCATCGAAGCATGTCGTGCAGGGAAAGATGTATATGTGGAGAAACCAATGTCGCATAGTATAGAAGAGGGCAGGGCGATGGCCGATGCTGTGGAAAAATACAATCGTGTATTGCAGGTGGGGAATATGCAACGCTCATGGCGAAACTTCCGCCATGCCTGTGAGCTGGTTCGTAACGGATATATCGGGGAGATCAAAGAAGTGAAAGTTTCCATCGGACCTCCTCCTGTAAAATACGATCTACCGGCACAACCTGTTCCTAAAACACTGGATTGGGAAATGTGGATCGGCCCGGCTCCAATGAATGTATATAATGATGAATTGGCTCCTCCTATGGAACGGAATATATACCCGAACTGGCGTAACTATCGGGAATATGGTGGTGGTATGATCTGCGACTGGGGGGCTCATATGTTTGATATCGCCCAATGGGCGCTGGGCATGGATGACTCCGGCCCGATCGAATTCACTCCTCCCGAAGAAGGCGAACTGAAACCACTCAGTATGCGTTATGCCAATGGAACGGTTATGACGCATGAGCCTTTCCGTAAGGCTGATGGTAATGCAGTCCGCTTTATCGGTTCGGATGGTGTAATCGATATTAGCCGTAGCTTCCTGGATACTATCCCTGCAAAATTGCAGGATGAAGTGATAGGTGATGATAAGATCAAACTCTATAAAAGTGACGATCATTATAATGATTTCCTTACAGCAATGAAGACACGTAAACAGCCGCTCAGTACCGTTGAGGTCGGACATCGTACGGCTTCCCTATGCCATATCGTCAATCTGTGCTACGAATTCGATCGTAAATTGGTTTGGAATCCGGAAAAAGAGGAGTTCTTCTTTGATGACGAAGCGAACAAGCGGCGCGGTAATCCGATACGCGAACCGTATAGCCTGAAAGTATAG